The Propionibacterium freudenreichii subsp. freudenreichii genome contains a region encoding:
- a CDS encoding MerR family transcriptional regulator: MRISELAHAAKVPLPTVKYYQREGLLPPGRAVNARESQYGEEHLSRLRVVRVLVTGLGLTIAQVRHVLDVLDGPQRDPYQAMGEATKNLPLTAPASQTSTPDDDVAMVRALGFTHIIDPQLAGQLGNALRWAAESGVSVTPELLGAYLDATRQIARADFEVIPRTNSRESVSFAVVGTVVMEPVLLALRRLAHEELAQEMEDDEG, translated from the coding sequence ATGCGCATCTCGGAGCTGGCGCATGCGGCGAAGGTGCCGCTGCCAACCGTGAAGTACTACCAACGCGAGGGGCTGCTTCCCCCCGGACGGGCGGTCAACGCCCGCGAGTCGCAGTACGGCGAGGAGCACCTGTCCCGGCTGCGCGTGGTGCGCGTCCTGGTCACCGGGCTGGGCCTGACCATTGCCCAGGTGCGTCATGTGCTCGACGTGCTCGACGGCCCCCAGCGCGATCCCTACCAGGCGATGGGCGAGGCGACGAAGAACCTGCCGCTCACGGCACCGGCGTCGCAGACCAGCACCCCCGACGATGACGTCGCCATGGTGCGCGCCCTGGGTTTCACCCACATCATCGATCCGCAGTTGGCCGGCCAGCTCGGCAATGCCCTGCGCTGGGCGGCCGAATCAGGCGTCAGCGTGACCCCGGAGCTCCTCGGCGCCTACCTGGACGCCACCCGGCAGATCGCCCGGGCCGACTTCGAGGTGATTCCCCGCACGAACTCCCGGGAGTCGGTCTCCTTCGCCGTGGTCGGCACCGTGGTGATGGAACCGGTGTTGCTCGCGCTGCGTCGACTGGCCCACGAGGAGCTTGCCCAGGAGATGGAGGACGACGAGGGCTAG
- a CDS encoding ABC transporter ATP-binding protein, translating to MGEVPVPRDDNSEIAAYTRDLTKVYGSGDAEVVALDHVDVDFFKARFTAVMGPSGSGKSTLMHCVAGLDAPTSGEVVIGDTNIATLKDSRLTELRRDRIGFVFQSFNLIPTLTALENIELPMAIAGRKPDPEWLDHVIDIVGLRSRLKHKPSQLSGGQQQRVACARALVGKPDIIFADEPTGNLDSAASAEILGFLASSVTDLGQTIVMVTHDPTAAAYANRALFLADGRIVADMDDPDRDKVLARMVELSSPVDASAPGASTQAAGPSTVQG from the coding sequence CTGGGCGAGGTCCCCGTACCGCGGGATGACAACTCGGAGATCGCTGCGTACACCAGGGACCTGACCAAGGTCTACGGCAGCGGCGACGCCGAGGTGGTGGCGCTCGACCATGTTGACGTCGACTTCTTCAAGGCACGCTTCACCGCCGTGATGGGCCCCTCGGGGTCGGGCAAGTCAACGCTGATGCACTGCGTGGCCGGCCTGGACGCACCCACCTCAGGCGAGGTGGTGATCGGCGACACCAACATCGCCACCCTCAAGGACTCCAGGCTCACCGAACTGCGCCGTGACCGCATCGGCTTCGTGTTCCAGTCATTCAACCTGATTCCCACGCTCACCGCGCTGGAGAACATCGAGTTGCCGATGGCGATCGCCGGGCGCAAGCCCGACCCGGAATGGCTCGACCACGTGATCGACATCGTGGGGCTGCGCAGCCGCCTCAAGCACAAGCCGTCGCAGCTTTCCGGCGGCCAGCAGCAGCGCGTGGCGTGTGCCCGCGCCCTGGTGGGCAAGCCCGACATCATCTTCGCCGACGAACCCACCGGCAACCTCGACTCGGCGGCCTCCGCCGAGATCCTGGGCTTCCTGGCCTCCAGCGTCACCGACCTGGGCCAGACCATCGTGATGGTCACCCACGACCCCACCGCGGCCGCCTACGCCAATCGGGCGTTGTTCCTGGCCGACGGGCGCATCGTCGCCGACATGGACGATCCCGACCGCGACAAGGTGCTCGCCCGCATGGTCGAGCTGAGCTCCCCGGTTGACGCGTCCGCACCCGGTGCGTCGACGCAGGCTGCCGGTCCTTCGACAGTTCAGGGCTGA
- the recF gene encoding DNA replication/repair protein RecF (All proteins in this family for which functions are known are DNA-binding proteins that assist the filamentation of RecA onto DNA for the initiation of recombination or recombinational repair.), giving the protein MFVEHLELKDFRSYEAAKLDIGPGVSVFVGPNGHGKTNLVEAVEYLSTLSSHRVSADAPLIRAGTSQAIVRALVVAGRDDPRKLLLELEINAGRANHARINRAPVRRMRDFIGALRTVVFSPEDLAMVKGDPTDRRAFLDALVITRWPRLAGVKSDYDRVLRQRNTLLKTLARRSSRVDGGDVATLDVWNERLAQFGAELLAARLATLSDLMPYARASYAAIAPVNNRVDARYKSSLGGLSELLGYATDGAPGELPEAADTDDEVRTPAPGPDQLAVLMMDAMAARRGDELARGVTLVGPHRDDVTLTIGTLPAKGYASHGESWSLALALRLGSLDMLRADDVEPVLVLDDVFAELDVTRRDRLADAVAKAEQVLVTAAVGSDVPGQLNGQRFDVDLRGSAHAGHEESATGPRVSIVSPALSTGSVHRSVDND; this is encoded by the coding sequence ATGTTCGTCGAGCACCTCGAGCTGAAGGACTTTCGTTCCTACGAGGCCGCCAAGCTCGATATCGGCCCGGGTGTGTCGGTGTTCGTGGGGCCCAACGGCCACGGCAAGACCAACCTGGTGGAGGCCGTCGAATACCTGTCGACGCTGTCGAGCCACCGGGTGTCGGCCGATGCGCCATTGATCCGCGCCGGCACCAGCCAGGCGATCGTCAGGGCGCTGGTGGTGGCGGGTCGCGACGACCCCCGCAAGCTGCTGCTGGAGCTCGAGATCAACGCCGGACGCGCCAACCATGCGCGCATCAACCGGGCGCCGGTGCGGCGGATGCGCGATTTCATCGGGGCGCTGCGCACGGTGGTGTTCAGCCCCGAGGACCTGGCGATGGTGAAGGGCGATCCCACCGACCGGCGTGCCTTCCTCGATGCCCTGGTGATCACCCGGTGGCCGCGGCTGGCCGGCGTGAAATCTGACTACGACCGGGTGCTGCGGCAACGTAATACCCTGCTGAAGACGCTGGCGCGACGCTCGTCGCGCGTCGATGGGGGCGACGTGGCCACCCTCGACGTGTGGAACGAGCGGCTGGCCCAGTTCGGCGCTGAGCTGTTGGCGGCGCGGCTGGCAACCCTGTCCGACCTGATGCCCTATGCGCGGGCGAGCTATGCGGCGATCGCGCCGGTGAACAACCGGGTGGACGCCCGCTACAAGTCGTCGTTGGGTGGGCTGTCCGAGCTGCTGGGCTATGCCACCGACGGTGCACCCGGTGAGCTTCCGGAGGCCGCGGACACCGACGACGAAGTGCGCACCCCGGCGCCCGGGCCCGACCAGCTGGCGGTGCTCATGATGGACGCCATGGCTGCGCGGCGCGGCGACGAACTCGCCCGCGGCGTCACCCTGGTGGGTCCCCACCGCGATGATGTGACCCTGACGATCGGCACCCTGCCGGCGAAGGGCTATGCCAGCCACGGTGAGAGCTGGTCGCTCGCCCTGGCGCTGCGGTTGGGATCACTCGACATGCTGCGCGCCGACGACGTGGAGCCGGTGCTGGTGCTCGACGATGTGTTCGCCGAGCTCGACGTGACGCGACGTGATCGCCTTGCCGACGCCGTCGCGAAGGCCGAGCAGGTGCTGGTGACTGCCGCGGTCGGCTCCGACGTGCCCGGGCAGCTGAATGGGCAGCGCTTCGACGTCGACCTGCGCGGATCGGCGCACGCCGGGCATGAGGAGAGCGCCACCGGGCCGCGTGTTTCGATCGTGTCCCCAGCCTTGTCCACAGGCTCTGTCCACAGGTCTGTGGACAATGACTGA
- a CDS encoding NAD-dependent epimerase/dehydratase family protein: MKIVVLGGDGFCGWPASLHLSALGNEVTIVDNFSRRRIDEELGAGSLTPIRSNAERRAAWAEATGRHLDLVELDVATDYERLLDLLVTLRPDAIVHFAEQRSAPYSMKSSRHKRYTVNNNVNATDNVLCAIVESGLDIHLVHLGTMGVYGYGTAGMKIPEGYLDVAVNGEAGEMHREILYPTSPGSIYHMTKVLDQDLFAYYAKNDALRITDLHQGIIWGTSTPETQLDERLVNRFDYDGDYGTVLNRFLVQAAVGYPLTVHGTGGQTRAFIHIQDMTRCIELALANPPERGVRVKIFNQMTETHRVRDLAAMVARLTGAVVENVPDPRNEADENELHVTAEAFLDLGLHPTTLSQGLLGEINQTAAKYRDRVDFAHIPARSLWTKDRQPGIPAAYREDSPGGLPTDPVTAIDAG; encoded by the coding sequence ATGAAGATTGTGGTTCTCGGTGGCGACGGCTTCTGCGGGTGGCCCGCAAGCCTGCACCTGTCGGCGCTGGGCAACGAGGTGACCATCGTCGACAACTTCTCCCGACGCCGCATCGACGAGGAACTCGGGGCCGGATCACTGACCCCCATCCGCTCGAACGCCGAGCGCCGTGCTGCCTGGGCCGAGGCCACCGGACGCCATCTCGACCTGGTGGAGCTCGACGTCGCCACCGACTACGAGCGCCTGCTCGACCTGCTGGTCACGCTGCGTCCCGACGCCATCGTGCACTTCGCCGAACAGCGCTCGGCGCCCTATTCCATGAAGTCATCGCGCCACAAGCGCTACACGGTGAACAACAACGTCAACGCCACCGACAATGTGCTGTGCGCCATCGTCGAATCGGGCCTGGACATCCACCTGGTGCACCTGGGCACGATGGGCGTCTACGGCTACGGCACCGCCGGCATGAAGATCCCCGAGGGATATCTCGACGTCGCCGTGAACGGCGAGGCCGGCGAGATGCACCGCGAGATCCTCTATCCCACCAGCCCCGGCTCGATCTACCACATGACCAAGGTGCTCGACCAGGACCTGTTCGCCTACTACGCGAAGAACGACGCGCTGCGCATCACCGACCTGCACCAGGGCATCATCTGGGGCACGTCCACCCCCGAGACGCAGCTCGATGAGCGGCTGGTGAACCGCTTCGATTACGACGGCGACTACGGCACCGTGTTGAACCGCTTCCTGGTGCAGGCCGCGGTCGGCTATCCGCTCACCGTGCACGGCACCGGCGGTCAGACGCGGGCGTTCATCCACATCCAGGACATGACCCGCTGTATCGAGTTGGCGCTGGCCAACCCTCCCGAGCGCGGCGTGCGGGTGAAGATCTTCAACCAGATGACCGAGACCCACCGGGTGCGCGACCTGGCCGCGATGGTGGCACGCCTCACCGGGGCCGTGGTGGAGAACGTGCCCGATCCGCGCAACGAGGCCGACGAGAACGAACTGCACGTCACCGCCGAGGCATTCCTCGACCTGGGCCTGCATCCCACCACGCTGAGCCAGGGGCTGCTCGGCGAGATCAACCAGACCGCCGCCAAATATCGCGACCGGGTGGACTTCGCCCACATCCCGGCCCGCTCCCTGTGGACGAAGGACCGCCAGCCCGGTATCCCGGCCGCATACCGCGAGGATTCCCCCGGCGGCTTGCCGACCGATCCGGTGACCGCGATCGACGCGGGCTAG
- the dnaN gene encoding DNA polymerase III subunit beta, which translates to MKITVERDVMAEAVAWVARSLPNRPSVPILAGLLMRATGSQLVLSSFDYETSARITIDAQVDEEGEALVSGRLLSEIARSLPNRPARFTANSNHVELVCGSARFTLQMLPVEDYPQLPEMPAESGTVPSDEFTRSVAQVVVAAGRDELLPVFTGVRIEINDDRLSLLATDRYRMALKELTWNPATTQAESAALVPARVLSESARSMGGGEAVALALSNGIEGEGLIGLSGEGAGGRRELTTRLLDGEFPKVRHLMDIKPNVTVRVKTEEVLESVKRVSLVAERNTSVRMVIEDDRIALDAATGDQAQATEAIEAQVNNVAGGEMAVSAVGFNPRYLTDALSALDTPYVQFSFTAPGKPCLVQGLPDVDGEPEADYKHVIMLMRLPG; encoded by the coding sequence GTGAAGATCACAGTCGAGCGCGATGTCATGGCGGAGGCTGTTGCCTGGGTGGCACGCAGCCTGCCCAATCGCCCGAGCGTTCCGATCCTTGCCGGCCTGCTCATGAGGGCCACGGGGAGCCAGCTCGTGCTGTCGAGCTTCGACTATGAGACCAGTGCACGCATCACCATTGACGCGCAGGTCGATGAGGAGGGCGAGGCCCTCGTCTCGGGGCGCCTGCTGTCAGAGATCGCCCGCAGCCTGCCCAATCGTCCGGCCCGCTTCACCGCCAACTCCAACCACGTGGAACTGGTGTGTGGCTCGGCCCGCTTCACCCTGCAGATGCTGCCGGTGGAGGACTACCCGCAGCTGCCCGAGATGCCCGCCGAGAGCGGCACCGTCCCCAGCGACGAGTTCACCCGTTCCGTGGCCCAGGTGGTGGTGGCCGCCGGTCGCGACGAGCTGCTGCCCGTGTTCACCGGCGTGCGCATCGAGATCAACGACGATCGCCTCTCGCTGCTGGCCACCGACCGCTACCGCATGGCGTTGAAGGAACTCACCTGGAATCCGGCCACCACGCAGGCCGAGAGCGCCGCCCTGGTGCCCGCCCGCGTGCTGTCGGAATCGGCCCGTTCCATGGGTGGTGGCGAGGCCGTTGCCCTGGCATTGTCCAATGGCATCGAGGGCGAGGGGCTCATCGGATTGTCCGGCGAGGGCGCCGGCGGACGCCGCGAACTCACCACCCGGCTGCTCGACGGCGAATTCCCCAAAGTGCGCCACCTGATGGACATCAAGCCCAATGTCACCGTGCGCGTGAAGACCGAGGAGGTGCTCGAGTCGGTCAAGCGCGTCTCCCTGGTCGCCGAGCGCAACACCTCGGTGCGCATGGTCATCGAGGACGACCGCATCGCACTCGACGCCGCCACCGGCGACCAGGCGCAGGCCACCGAGGCCATTGAGGCCCAGGTGAACAATGTGGCCGGCGGCGAGATGGCCGTATCGGCCGTGGGGTTCAACCCCCGCTACCTGACCGATGCGCTCTCGGCGCTTGATACGCCCTATGTGCAGTTCTCGTTCACGGCCCCCGGCAAGCCCTGCCTGGTGCAGGGACTGCCCGACGTCGATGGCGAGCCCGAGGCCGACTACAAGCATGTGATCATGCTGATGCGCCTGCCCGGCTGA
- a CDS encoding ABC transporter permease, giving the protein MGHKVRLLLSALSVVLGIAFLSGALTFTGMLSNTFAAITQGTIADVSVGVKGTQSIDSVVTPDYTKNHLTNADIDRIRGVAGVESASGQITQMNTVYLLGTNNKVVGMAGPPSIASNFTTEPAMNHKPGIEVRSGQAPTTDDEVAVDPSSLERSGYHLGDTVKLLANGQTITKKLVGTAAWGSGGSAGAAYVFFDDVTASQLFMGGAPGYMQAAVTVKAGSDVDAVTKAVAAAVPDGFEAVPGHQVADQLKTALDQAMDFVNIFLGVFAAISLVVACFLIVNTFSMLVAQRSRELALYRALGASRGQVARSVIFEALLTGLVGGVIGVGLGAFLAYGIGEAVTAAGMDMVSSVPMPSWQNALLSVVIAVVVTVVAAWFPSRRASRVPPIAAMTGEVTSGEGGLGRRTLVGTIMLVVGIAGIWSGVTLKVSKNMWLLGGGAFLVLIAVTLMSPVIGRPLIWVMGRAYRLLFGETGKLAELNAIRLPRRTAATASALMIGITLVSTLSILGASASTSTEHSVRDSLRGDFVISSLNYGPLPASLFDEVKSTQGVASVHRARTAATTINGARARVIGYPTSDFNKIQAQSMVTGTMGDALGEVIVSQAYADEQKLQVGGTLESVDAATMAPLKLTVTGIFTTPKGGGFGSINANLATVAALGNRDRDSQLSVDAAPGASHQSVQDALDSATSDNPLIVVQNQQEYAKAQSAQIDQMLTTVYALLGLAVVIAVLGIVNTLALSVVERTREIGLLRAVGMKRGQLRLMITLESVIIAVLGAVLGLVMGLGFGVALQHVLVDQGLSILSIPWGRLGIFLAVSVVVGVLAAVVPARRATKLNMLDAISSE; this is encoded by the coding sequence ATGGGACACAAGGTCCGGCTGCTGTTGTCCGCCCTGTCGGTGGTGTTGGGCATCGCCTTCCTGTCGGGTGCGCTCACCTTCACCGGCATGCTGTCGAACACCTTCGCCGCGATCACCCAGGGCACGATCGCCGATGTGTCGGTGGGGGTGAAGGGCACCCAGAGCATTGACTCGGTGGTGACCCCGGATTACACGAAGAACCACCTGACCAACGCCGATATCGACCGCATCCGCGGCGTGGCGGGTGTGGAGTCAGCCTCGGGGCAGATCACCCAGATGAACACGGTCTACCTGTTGGGCACCAACAACAAGGTGGTCGGCATGGCCGGGCCACCGTCGATCGCCAGCAATTTCACCACCGAGCCGGCAATGAATCACAAGCCCGGCATCGAGGTGCGCAGCGGGCAGGCACCCACCACCGACGACGAGGTGGCGGTGGATCCCAGCTCGTTGGAGCGCAGTGGCTATCACCTCGGTGACACGGTGAAACTGCTTGCCAATGGACAGACCATCACCAAGAAGCTGGTGGGCACGGCTGCCTGGGGTTCGGGTGGCAGTGCCGGTGCCGCCTATGTCTTCTTCGACGACGTCACCGCTTCCCAGCTGTTCATGGGTGGCGCACCGGGCTATATGCAGGCGGCCGTCACGGTGAAGGCTGGCTCCGATGTCGACGCCGTGACCAAGGCTGTCGCTGCCGCGGTGCCGGATGGGTTCGAGGCGGTTCCGGGACATCAGGTGGCCGACCAGTTGAAGACCGCGCTCGACCAGGCGATGGACTTCGTCAACATCTTCCTGGGGGTCTTCGCGGCGATATCCCTGGTGGTGGCCTGCTTCCTCATTGTGAACACCTTCTCAATGCTGGTGGCTCAACGCAGTCGTGAGCTGGCGCTGTACCGGGCACTGGGCGCGTCCCGCGGTCAGGTGGCACGGTCGGTGATCTTCGAGGCCCTGCTGACCGGTCTGGTCGGCGGGGTCATCGGGGTTGGGCTGGGTGCCTTTCTGGCTTATGGAATCGGAGAAGCCGTGACGGCGGCTGGCATGGATATGGTCTCTTCGGTGCCCATGCCGTCGTGGCAGAACGCATTGTTGTCGGTGGTGATCGCCGTGGTGGTCACGGTGGTCGCCGCCTGGTTCCCCTCGCGGCGCGCGAGCCGGGTGCCGCCGATCGCGGCAATGACTGGTGAGGTGACGTCGGGCGAGGGGGGTCTGGGGCGTCGCACGCTGGTCGGCACGATCATGCTGGTGGTCGGCATCGCGGGCATCTGGTCGGGTGTCACCCTGAAGGTCAGCAAGAATATGTGGCTGCTGGGTGGAGGTGCCTTCCTGGTGCTCATCGCGGTCACCTTGATGAGCCCGGTGATCGGGCGTCCGCTCATCTGGGTGATGGGACGGGCCTACCGGTTGTTGTTCGGTGAGACGGGAAAGCTTGCCGAGCTGAATGCGATCCGACTGCCCCGACGCACCGCCGCCACCGCGTCGGCGTTGATGATCGGCATCACATTGGTGTCAACCCTGTCGATCCTGGGCGCCTCCGCGAGCACATCCACCGAGCACTCCGTGCGGGACAGCCTTCGTGGCGACTTTGTCATATCGAGCCTCAATTATGGGCCGCTGCCTGCCAGCCTCTTCGACGAGGTGAAATCGACGCAGGGCGTCGCCTCGGTGCATCGGGCACGGACGGCGGCGACCACAATCAACGGCGCGCGCGCCCGGGTCATCGGCTATCCGACCAGCGATTTCAACAAGATCCAGGCGCAGTCGATGGTCACCGGCACCATGGGCGATGCGCTGGGCGAGGTGATCGTCTCGCAGGCCTACGCCGACGAGCAGAAGCTGCAGGTGGGCGGCACGCTCGAGTCGGTGGACGCCGCCACCATGGCGCCGCTGAAGCTCACCGTCACCGGCATCTTCACCACGCCCAAGGGAGGTGGCTTCGGATCGATCAACGCGAACCTTGCCACCGTGGCAGCCCTGGGCAACCGTGACCGCGACAGCCAACTGTCGGTGGACGCCGCACCGGGCGCGTCGCACCAGTCGGTGCAGGACGCCCTCGATTCGGCCACCAGCGACAACCCGCTGATCGTGGTGCAGAACCAGCAGGAATATGCCAAGGCGCAGAGCGCCCAGATCGACCAGATGCTCACCACTGTGTACGCCCTGCTGGGGTTGGCCGTGGTGATCGCGGTGCTGGGCATCGTGAACACGCTGGCCCTGTCGGTGGTGGAACGTACCCGCGAGATCGGGTTACTGCGCGCCGTGGGCATGAAGCGTGGCCAGCTGAGGCTGATGATCACCCTGGAATCGGTGATCATCGCCGTGCTTGGTGCCGTGCTCGGCCTGGTGATGGGCCTGGGCTTCGGCGTGGCCCTGCAGCACGTGCTGGTTGACCAGGGACTGTCGATCCTGTCGATCCCGTGGGGCCGGTTGGGAATCTTCCTGGCCGTGTCGGTGGTGGTGGGCGTGCTGGCCGCAGTGGTGCCCGCCCGACGCGCCACCAAGCTGAACATGCTCGACGCCATTTCCAGCGAATAG
- a CDS encoding DHA2 family efflux MFS transporter permease subunit → MTIILRQSPGAPEAPESDARRPSGRAGHGLAMVIIAAALPTLMTALDDLVMTFALPVIQKAMNASVTQLQWFVNAYTIVFAALLLPAAALGDRFGRRRVFLIGITVFTGASAWAAVSGSSAMLIAARAVEGAGAAAIVTLSLALLADMVPPAKRPMAIGIWGGVNGIGTAAGPIVGGAVIQGLHWSAIFWINVPVGVVAIVLALVSLRGAAAARGSQERRGIDLLGMALGIASIFMLVWTIVEAPDHGWTSARTLLGLAVALVCIVCFLMRERRARSAFLPVAMFRDRVFSAANAATFLFAGGVFGAIFLLSQFLEVSMGYSALGAGWRAAPWTLMPMVMAPIVGLIVQRIGVRLVLMIGLGLEAVALLWMALVLSPGVTYGAVIAPMFVGGVGMGLSFAPLSTAALQGRQGPEYAVASGVNSTLRQVGVTLGVAVCTAIFTSAGSYRPGQPFVDGLLPALWMCVGVLVVGVGVCGLISPATSGARNSA, encoded by the coding sequence ATGACGATAATCCTGAGGCAGTCCCCGGGCGCCCCCGAGGCACCCGAGTCCGATGCGCGCCGACCAAGCGGGCGCGCCGGCCACGGCCTGGCGATGGTGATCATCGCCGCCGCCCTCCCCACCCTGATGACCGCCCTGGACGACCTGGTGATGACCTTTGCGTTGCCGGTGATCCAGAAGGCGATGAACGCCTCGGTGACGCAGTTGCAGTGGTTCGTGAACGCCTACACGATCGTTTTCGCGGCGCTCTTGTTGCCCGCGGCCGCGTTGGGTGACCGCTTCGGACGCCGTCGCGTCTTCCTCATCGGCATCACCGTGTTCACCGGCGCCTCCGCCTGGGCCGCGGTGAGTGGTTCATCGGCCATGCTCATCGCGGCGCGTGCCGTGGAGGGGGCCGGGGCGGCGGCGATCGTCACCCTGTCGCTGGCCCTGTTGGCCGACATGGTGCCGCCGGCGAAGCGTCCGATGGCGATCGGCATCTGGGGCGGGGTCAATGGCATCGGCACTGCCGCGGGTCCGATCGTCGGTGGCGCGGTGATCCAGGGCCTGCACTGGAGCGCGATCTTCTGGATCAACGTGCCCGTCGGCGTGGTGGCCATCGTGCTCGCCCTGGTGAGCCTGCGGGGTGCCGCCGCCGCGCGTGGGTCGCAGGAGCGTCGGGGCATCGACCTGCTTGGCATGGCCCTGGGTATCGCGTCGATCTTCATGCTCGTGTGGACGATCGTGGAGGCCCCCGACCACGGCTGGACCAGCGCCCGCACACTGCTCGGACTGGCCGTGGCCCTGGTGTGCATCGTCTGCTTCCTGATGCGTGAGCGTCGCGCGCGCTCGGCCTTCCTGCCGGTTGCCATGTTCCGCGACCGGGTGTTCAGCGCCGCCAATGCCGCCACCTTCCTGTTCGCTGGCGGGGTGTTCGGCGCGATCTTCCTGCTGAGCCAGTTCCTGGAGGTGTCGATGGGCTACTCGGCGCTGGGTGCCGGCTGGCGCGCCGCGCCCTGGACGCTGATGCCGATGGTGATGGCGCCGATCGTCGGATTGATCGTGCAGCGCATCGGCGTGCGCCTGGTGCTCATGATCGGACTCGGCCTGGAGGCGGTGGCGCTGCTGTGGATGGCCCTCGTGCTGTCGCCGGGCGTCACCTACGGCGCCGTGATCGCCCCGATGTTCGTCGGTGGCGTCGGCATGGGCCTGAGCTTCGCACCGCTGTCCACGGCGGCGCTGCAGGGTCGCCAGGGCCCCGAGTACGCAGTGGCGTCGGGCGTGAACTCCACCCTGCGCCAGGTGGGCGTGACGCTGGGGGTCGCCGTCTGCACGGCCATCTTCACCAGCGCCGGCAGCTATCGTCCCGGTCAGCCGTTCGTCGATGGGCTGCTGCCCGCGTTGTGGATGTGCGTGGGGGTGCTCGTGGTGGGGGTCGGCGTCTGCGGCCTCATCTCGCCTGCGACTAGCGGCGCGCGGAATTCTGCTTGA
- a CDS encoding glycosyltransferase family 4 protein → MRVAMFTEVFLPKVDGVVTRLTHTLEQLGEIGHEVLVFAPGNPPASHAGQPVSRVRSFSLRPIYPEIKVGLPTPSIADKMVHFRPDVVHAVNPVALAAFGVEVAVHRRLPLLASYHTDLADYLGKLGVGWARRPMVGWTRFLHNRAQVNLCTSPTMVRRARRRGVRHVELWPKAVDVQTFRPGRASAAMRARLTDGHPDARLLIYVGRLSREKDLADLVEPMRVLGAQGYRLAMVGSGPARAELERAFVGTPTVFTGYLAGSELAAAYASADAFVFPSTTETLGLVALESMASGVPVIAAAAGGLPDVIHDGTDGFLVTPHDGAGFADRARRLLGDDDAARRLRTLMAVAARAEAERHDWAAATRSLVERYREAIERHGIERARGGRSRRGPG, encoded by the coding sequence ATGCGCGTCGCCATGTTCACCGAGGTCTTCCTGCCCAAGGTCGACGGGGTGGTCACCCGGCTCACCCACACCCTGGAGCAGCTCGGCGAGATCGGCCATGAGGTGCTCGTCTTCGCGCCCGGGAATCCACCGGCCAGCCATGCGGGTCAACCGGTGTCGCGGGTGCGCTCCTTCTCGCTGCGCCCCATCTATCCCGAGATCAAGGTGGGGCTGCCCACACCGAGCATCGCCGACAAGATGGTGCACTTTCGTCCCGACGTGGTGCATGCGGTCAACCCCGTGGCGCTGGCGGCGTTCGGCGTCGAGGTGGCCGTGCATCGCAGGCTGCCGCTGTTGGCGAGCTATCACACCGACCTGGCCGACTACCTGGGCAAGCTGGGCGTCGGGTGGGCGCGGCGTCCCATGGTCGGGTGGACGCGGTTCCTGCACAACCGGGCGCAGGTGAACCTGTGCACCTCGCCGACGATGGTGCGCCGGGCCCGGCGTCGCGGCGTGCGCCACGTGGAACTGTGGCCCAAGGCGGTGGACGTGCAGACGTTCCGGCCCGGGCGGGCCAGTGCCGCGATGCGCGCCCGGCTCACCGACGGCCACCCCGATGCCCGGCTGCTGATCTACGTGGGGCGGCTGAGTCGGGAGAAGGACCTGGCCGACCTGGTGGAGCCGATGCGCGTGCTGGGCGCGCAGGGATATCGCCTGGCGATGGTGGGTTCGGGCCCGGCCCGCGCCGAGCTGGAGCGGGCCTTCGTGGGTACGCCCACCGTGTTCACCGGCTACCTGGCGGGCAGTGAGCTGGCTGCCGCCTATGCCAGCGCCGACGCCTTCGTCTTTCCCTCCACCACCGAGACGCTCGGCCTGGTGGCGCTGGAATCGATGGCCTCGGGCGTGCCGGTGATCGCGGCCGCGGCGGGCGGGCTGCCCGATGTGATCCACGACGGCACCGATGGCTTTCTGGTGACGCCCCATGACGGCGCCGGGTTTGCCGACCGTGCCCGACGCCTGCTGGGCGACGACGACGCCGCGCGTCGGCTGCGTACCCTCATGGCCGTGGCGGCCCGGGCCGAGGCCGAGCGCCACGACTGGGCCGCGGCCACCCGCAGCCTGGTGGAGCGCTATCGCGAGGCCATCGAGCGGCACGGGATCGAGCGCGCACGGGGTGGCCGGTCGCGCCGCGGGCCCGGCTAG